The following are encoded together in the Gemmatimonadota bacterium genome:
- a CDS encoding AroM family protein — protein sequence MTQRDPAAPLLGIVTIGQSPRPDLVAAFAAHAPGARVEVRGALDSLDTTAIDVLSQLPTDYPLLVRLADGTTRSIGRDALHPLVQRVAQSFAADGASAVVVACAGDFPDVACDVPVVLPGRVVPAVTRALCTSPRIGVVTPIEGQVAAATAKWRTDGFDPVVTSAPPDDDAALDRAAEQLRSAGVTLIVLDCMGHADDAARRLEAHAGARVLLAQSLAARVAGELVRPFVSV from the coding sequence GTGACGCAGCGCGATCCCGCCGCCCCGCTCCTCGGTATCGTGACCATCGGCCAGTCGCCGCGCCCCGACCTGGTCGCGGCGTTCGCCGCCCATGCTCCGGGGGCGCGCGTGGAGGTGCGCGGCGCCCTCGACTCCCTCGACACGACGGCGATCGACGTGCTGAGCCAGCTTCCCACCGACTATCCGCTGCTCGTGCGCCTCGCCGACGGGACAACGCGATCGATCGGGCGCGACGCGCTGCACCCCCTCGTGCAACGCGTGGCCCAGTCGTTTGCGGCTGACGGTGCCTCGGCCGTGGTCGTCGCCTGCGCCGGCGACTTCCCCGACGTTGCCTGCGACGTTCCCGTCGTGCTCCCGGGACGCGTTGTCCCCGCGGTCACGCGTGCCCTGTGCACCAGTCCCCGCATCGGCGTCGTGACGCCCATCGAAGGTCAGGTGGCTGCCGCGACCGCCAAGTGGCGCACCGATGGCTTCGACCCCGTCGTCACATCAGCCCCGCCCGACGATGACGCAGCGCTCGACCGCGCAGCCGAACAGCTGCGAAGCGCCGGCGTCACGCTCATCGTGCTCGATTGCATGGGGCACGCCGACGATGCGGCGCGCCGGCTCGAGGCGCACGCGGGGGCCCGCGTCCTCCTGGCCCAGTCGCTGGCGGCGCGCGTCGCCGGCGAACTGGTGCGCCCGTTCGTCTCCGTATGA
- a CDS encoding amidohydrolase has product MGRDLSRKEFLSRTALLAAGAVLPRSAGATGSAAPGASQAKGSGVEADLIVVNARVFTSDSAQPRAEAFAVKDGRVLAVGRNADIRNVATARTRVFDAAGMTVTPGFIDAHCHPRGERVLFEVDGNLRSIAALKAAIAKKAAETPPGFWVNAYMFDDTKLSEGRPLHRRDLDEVAPNHPVSVNHRGGHTSWYNSAALRLAGVTRNTPDPEHGRFFRDADGEPNGRVAERARDVFASVGQRKRYTPDELRERARQGMRHMSRLLTASGLTTVHHMYAEQDDLTAYQDVRADGELRHRAYLMVGPNAYRQLRDAGVRTGMGDEWIRIGGTKRSADGSASERTMRMSTPYVGTDDYGILTMSQEEIHAEVDDAHSHGWQVGIHANGDVTIDMVLKAYERALARWPHPDRRHRIEHCSLVNSDLLRRIKATGTIPTPFWTYIYYHGEKWGEYGDDKMRNMFAHRSFLDAGIVVPGASDYGPGPFEPLMALQSMVTRRDFKGREWGANQKVTVDEALRIGTINGAHASYEEASKGSITAGKWADFVVLERDPHEVDPNTIKDIRIVQTTVGGKVMYPASGA; this is encoded by the coding sequence ATGGGTCGCGACCTCTCCCGCAAGGAGTTCCTCTCCCGCACCGCGCTGCTCGCCGCGGGCGCCGTGCTGCCGCGCTCCGCAGGCGCGACCGGCTCGGCCGCACCCGGTGCGTCGCAGGCCAAGGGGAGCGGTGTCGAGGCCGACCTCATCGTGGTCAACGCGCGGGTCTTCACGAGCGACTCCGCGCAACCGCGCGCCGAGGCCTTTGCGGTGAAGGACGGTCGCGTACTCGCCGTCGGGCGCAACGCCGACATCCGCAATGTCGCCACCGCCCGCACGCGCGTCTTCGATGCGGCCGGGATGACGGTGACGCCCGGGTTCATCGACGCGCACTGCCATCCACGTGGCGAGCGTGTCCTCTTCGAGGTGGATGGGAACCTGCGCAGCATTGCCGCCCTCAAGGCGGCGATCGCCAAGAAGGCGGCCGAGACGCCGCCAGGGTTCTGGGTCAACGCCTACATGTTCGACGACACCAAGCTGTCGGAGGGGCGTCCGCTGCATCGCCGCGACCTCGACGAGGTGGCCCCCAATCACCCCGTGTCGGTGAATCATCGCGGCGGCCACACGAGCTGGTACAACAGCGCGGCGTTGCGCCTGGCGGGAGTGACACGCAACACCCCCGACCCCGAGCACGGCCGCTTCTTCCGCGACGCCGATGGGGAACCCAATGGCCGCGTGGCCGAGCGGGCCCGCGACGTCTTCGCCTCGGTGGGACAGCGCAAGCGCTACACCCCGGACGAGCTTCGCGAGCGTGCACGGCAGGGGATGCGCCACATGTCGCGCCTGCTCACCGCCTCGGGGCTCACGACGGTGCATCACATGTACGCCGAGCAGGACGACCTGACCGCGTACCAGGACGTGCGCGCCGACGGGGAGCTCCGCCACCGCGCGTACCTGATGGTCGGGCCGAACGCGTACCGGCAGCTGCGTGATGCCGGCGTGCGCACCGGAATGGGCGACGAGTGGATCCGCATCGGCGGCACCAAGCGCTCCGCCGACGGCTCGGCGTCGGAGCGCACCATGCGCATGAGTACCCCGTACGTCGGCACCGACGACTACGGGATCCTCACGATGTCGCAGGAGGAGATCCACGCCGAGGTGGATGACGCGCATTCGCACGGGTGGCAGGTCGGCATCCACGCCAATGGCGACGTCACGATCGACATGGTGCTCAAGGCCTACGAGCGCGCGCTCGCCCGCTGGCCGCACCCCGACCGGCGCCACCGCATCGAGCACTGCTCGCTGGTGAACTCCGACCTGTTGCGACGCATCAAGGCCACCGGGACGATCCCCACCCCCTTCTGGACCTACATCTATTACCACGGCGAGAAGTGGGGGGAGTACGGCGACGACAAGATGCGCAACATGTTTGCGCATCGCTCGTTCCTCGACGCGGGCATCGTGGTTCCTGGCGCGTCGGACTACGGCCCGGGACCGTTCGAGCCGCTGATGGCGCTGCAGAGCATGGTGACGCGCCGCGACTTCAAGGGGCGCGAGTGGGGGGCCAACCAGAAGGTCACGGTGGATGAGGCGCTGCGCATCGGAACCATCAACGGCGCGCACGCGTCGTACGAAGAAGCGAGCAAGGGGTCGATCACGGCGGGGAAGTGGGCCGACTTCGTGGTGCTGGAGCGGGACCCGCACGAGGTCGACCCGAACACCATCAAGGACATTCGCATCGTGCAGACCACGGTGGGCGGCAAGGTGATGTACCCGGCGAGCGGTGCCTGA
- a CDS encoding ABC transporter ATP-binding protein, with translation MLAVRNLVKVYPGPVAALQGVSLDIPSGMFGLLGPNGAGKTTFMRILAGVLEPTSGSVHLDGLDVLANPDTLRASLGYLPQDFGFFPHLSGEAMLEYLLKLKGVGGPRGVRALAGELLERVNLAHAAKRKVKDYSGGMRQRLGIAQAIAGNPKLIIVDEPTAGLDPEERLRFYRLLAELAQERTVLLSTHIVEDVAVLCRRFAVIRGGQVVALTSPHEARSQLTGKVFEGDVSPEQLEEVRRTRRVTQAVLVEGRNRVRIFEESGLCPEGFEPVSGTLEDAYFLLMRAPALSASAIA, from the coding sequence ATGCTCGCCGTTCGCAACCTCGTGAAGGTCTACCCCGGCCCGGTCGCCGCACTGCAAGGCGTTTCGCTCGACATCCCGAGCGGGATGTTCGGTCTGCTGGGCCCTAACGGGGCCGGAAAGACGACGTTCATGCGCATCCTGGCCGGCGTCCTCGAGCCCACCTCCGGGTCGGTGCACCTGGACGGACTCGACGTCCTCGCCAATCCCGATACGCTGCGCGCATCGCTCGGCTACCTCCCGCAGGATTTCGGCTTCTTCCCGCACCTGAGCGGGGAGGCGATGCTCGAGTACCTGCTCAAGCTCAAGGGGGTGGGTGGACCGCGTGGCGTACGCGCGCTCGCCGGTGAACTGCTCGAGCGGGTGAACCTTGCACACGCCGCCAAGCGCAAGGTGAAGGACTACTCCGGCGGGATGCGGCAGCGCCTGGGGATCGCCCAGGCCATCGCCGGGAATCCCAAGCTCATCATCGTCGACGAGCCCACGGCGGGGCTCGACCCCGAGGAGCGGCTTCGCTTCTACCGACTCCTCGCCGAGCTGGCGCAGGAGCGCACGGTGCTCCTGTCGACGCACATCGTGGAAGACGTCGCGGTCCTCTGTCGTCGCTTCGCGGTGATTCGCGGCGGGCAGGTGGTGGCGCTGACGTCGCCGCACGAGGCGCGGTCGCAGTTGACCGGCAAGGTCTTTGAAGGCGATGTGTCGCCGGAGCAGCTGGAGGAGGTCCGTCGCACGCGCCGCGTGACGCAGGCGGTCCTGGTCGAGGGGCGCAATCGCGTGCGCATCTTCGAGGAGAGCGGCCTCTGTCCCGAGGGCTTCGAGCCGGTCTCGGGGACGCTCGAGGATGCCTACTTCCTGCTCATGCGCGCGCCGGCGCTCAGCGCGAGCGCCATCGCATGA
- a CDS encoding dihydrodipicolinate synthase family protein translates to MTSHRLTADTRGVFVISATPFHDDGSLDLSSLDGALDFYLHAGVHGITLLGMMGEAHKLTAEESVTVVRRGLARIEGRVPVVVGVSGGSLVAMRELALDAMEHGAAGVMVAPPYGLRTDDAIVSYMATVAEALGSDVPIVFQDYPPTTGVYLSAGCLHRVIRDVPSVAMYKAEDVPGLDKISKTRAAERAGTRRVSVVSGNGGLLLPQSLSRGADGIMTGFSYPEMLVAVYEGYARGEVDAADDLYDAYLPLVSYENQPGFGLAIRKEILRRRGAIASAKVRAPGPRLVPDDVAELDRLLARLERALQHRGTTPR, encoded by the coding sequence ATGACGTCGCACCGGCTCACCGCCGACACGCGCGGCGTCTTCGTCATTTCGGCGACGCCGTTCCACGACGACGGCTCGCTCGACCTGTCGTCGCTCGATGGCGCCCTCGACTTCTACCTGCATGCCGGCGTGCACGGCATCACGCTGCTCGGCATGATGGGTGAGGCGCACAAGCTCACCGCCGAGGAGAGCGTCACCGTCGTCAGGCGCGGGCTCGCCCGCATCGAAGGGCGCGTCCCCGTTGTGGTCGGCGTGAGCGGTGGGTCGCTCGTCGCCATGCGCGAGCTGGCCCTCGACGCCATGGAACACGGCGCCGCCGGCGTCATGGTCGCCCCGCCGTACGGGCTGCGCACCGACGACGCCATCGTCTCGTACATGGCCACGGTCGCCGAGGCGTTAGGCAGCGATGTGCCGATCGTCTTCCAGGACTATCCGCCCACCACCGGCGTGTACCTCTCGGCGGGGTGCCTGCACCGGGTGATTCGCGATGTTCCGTCGGTGGCGATGTACAAAGCCGAGGACGTCCCCGGGCTCGACAAGATCTCGAAGACGCGTGCGGCCGAGCGTGCCGGGACGCGGCGCGTGAGCGTCGTGTCGGGCAACGGGGGCCTGCTGCTCCCGCAGTCGCTCTCGCGTGGCGCCGACGGCATCATGACCGGCTTCAGCTATCCCGAGATGCTCGTCGCCGTGTACGAGGGCTACGCGCGCGGCGAGGTCGACGCCGCGGACGACCTGTACGATGCCTATCTCCCGCTCGTGAGCTACGAGAACCAGCCGGGCTTCGGCCTGGCCATCCGGAAGGAGATCCTGCGCCGCCGCGGGGCGATTGCCTCGGCCAAGGTGCGGGCCCCGGGGCCGCGACTCGTCCCCGACGACGTCGCCGAACTCGATCGCCTCCTCGCGCGCCTCGAGCGCGCCCTCCAGCACCGCGGAACCACGCCCCGATGA
- a CDS encoding VOC family protein: MAAAGATTPLAAQVQRPVAPAFQGNITFLYYKDIPRAQRFYEDVLGLTLTVDQGFSKIYQVSPTSFVGLVDEAQGLHRASETKAVTLSFVVQDIDGWYRYLKSKGVPMRGEVKDATRHPTRGFVAYDPEGYFLEFERFLDDPQNARLNAALKAAARP, translated from the coding sequence ATGGCAGCTGCCGGGGCGACCACGCCGCTCGCTGCCCAGGTGCAACGCCCCGTTGCTCCGGCCTTCCAGGGGAACATCACCTTCCTCTACTACAAGGACATCCCGCGCGCCCAGCGCTTCTACGAGGACGTCCTCGGCCTCACCCTCACCGTCGACCAGGGCTTCTCCAAGATCTACCAGGTCTCGCCGACCTCGTTCGTCGGGCTCGTCGACGAGGCGCAGGGGCTGCATCGCGCCAGCGAGACCAAGGCGGTCACCCTCTCGTTCGTGGTGCAGGACATCGACGGCTGGTACCGGTACCTCAAGTCGAAAGGGGTGCCGATGCGCGGTGAGGTGAAGGACGCCACGCGGCATCCCACGCGCGGCTTCGTCGCCTACGATCCCGAAGGGTACTTCCTCGAGTTCGAGCGCTTCCTGGACGACCCGCAGAACGCCAGGCTCAACGCGGCACTCAAGGCGGCCGCGCGCCCATGA